One genomic window of Rhizomicrobium sp. includes the following:
- a CDS encoding ShlB/FhaC/HecB family hemolysin secretion/activation protein, whose product MENKYKIAVCKYELFLNLSNVKYGEGQMKIRLVYGLILPVIMPMALSNNAAGQAIVPGQSSQLPPAPVAPQAIPDVRIEHRGAPPETGPVGPSVVVNALHITGATRFSEAQLIAVTGFTPGHEANLSDLRHMAVAITDFYNAHGYVVAQAYLPAQEIKDGVVTIAVIEGRYGAVKLRNQSKVHDGVAQDILDGLDKGDLVEAGPLDRRLLLLSDLPGVDVRSTLSPGSDVGTSDLLVDLNPGPTVTGEIDADNYGSPYTGAYQGGGTVNFNEPLGWGDVASVRVLTSGDGMQYVRGSYQGQLGDVTVGAAYAYFHYRLGKQFEILDANGWEQAASLYASYPVIRSYDDNLRVLVDADHRIFQDRIDAFSTVTDKTANVVTLGVTGDHRDSLGGGGWDNYSLYVSIGNLDIKTPLARALDAASLRTQGGYSKLNFSVDRLQTVYGPFEIFAGVRGQFAGKNLDITEKMELGGAYGVRAYPEGEDYGDEGYVATLEGRVWLPKVWDELPGRMQFVGFVDTGWVRFDKSPFFPGPNSATRSGAGVGLNWADNDDFAVRLAYAHILGSKPISAPGTGQFWFEVVKFF is encoded by the coding sequence AAATAAATACAAGATCGCAGTCTGCAAATACGAATTATTCCTTAACTTGTCGAATGTTAAATATGGAGAAGGGCAAATGAAAATCAGATTGGTTTATGGGTTAATACTTCCGGTGATCATGCCAATGGCACTAAGCAACAATGCTGCCGGTCAGGCCATCGTGCCCGGCCAAAGCTCGCAGTTGCCGCCGGCTCCTGTCGCGCCACAGGCGATCCCCGATGTCCGCATCGAGCATCGCGGCGCCCCGCCGGAGACCGGACCGGTCGGGCCTTCCGTCGTGGTCAATGCGTTGCACATCACCGGCGCAACGCGGTTCTCGGAGGCGCAGCTCATCGCGGTGACGGGGTTCACGCCGGGGCACGAGGCGAATCTTTCCGACTTGCGGCACATGGCCGTGGCGATCACCGACTTTTACAACGCGCATGGCTACGTCGTCGCCCAGGCCTATCTGCCGGCGCAAGAAATCAAGGACGGCGTGGTGACGATCGCAGTGATCGAGGGCCGCTATGGCGCGGTGAAATTGCGCAATCAGTCCAAAGTCCATGACGGCGTGGCGCAGGACATCCTGGACGGCCTGGATAAAGGGGATCTCGTCGAGGCGGGGCCTCTCGATCGCAGGCTTTTGCTGCTCTCAGACCTTCCCGGCGTCGATGTCAGATCTACGCTGAGCCCCGGCTCCGACGTCGGCACCTCCGATTTGCTGGTCGACCTGAACCCCGGCCCTACGGTCACGGGCGAAATCGATGCGGACAATTACGGCAGTCCCTACACCGGCGCCTATCAGGGCGGCGGGACCGTGAACTTCAACGAGCCCTTGGGATGGGGCGACGTCGCCAGCGTGCGCGTGCTGACCTCCGGCGACGGCATGCAATACGTCCGCGGCTCGTACCAGGGACAACTGGGCGACGTGACCGTCGGCGCAGCCTACGCCTATTTTCACTACCGCCTCGGCAAGCAGTTCGAGATCCTGGACGCGAATGGCTGGGAACAGGCCGCCAGTCTCTATGCCAGCTACCCGGTGATTCGATCGTATGACGACAATCTGCGTGTACTGGTCGACGCCGATCACCGCATCTTCCAGGACCGGATCGATGCCTTCTCGACCGTCACCGACAAGACGGCGAACGTGGTGACCCTCGGCGTGACCGGCGACCACCGCGATTCCCTCGGCGGCGGCGGCTGGGACAACTATTCGCTCTATGTCTCCATCGGCAATCTCGACATCAAGACGCCGCTGGCGCGCGCGCTGGACGCGGCATCGCTGCGAACCCAGGGCGGATACAGCAAGCTGAATTTCAGCGTGGATCGGCTGCAGACCGTCTATGGCCCCTTCGAGATCTTCGCGGGCGTCAGGGGACAGTTTGCGGGCAAAAACCTCGACATCACCGAGAAGATGGAACTGGGCGGCGCCTATGGCGTACGCGCCTATCCGGAAGGCGAAGACTATGGCGACGAGGGCTACGTAGCCACGTTGGAAGGGCGGGTGTGGCTCCCCAAGGTGTGGGACGAGCTTCCGGGCCGGATGCAGTTTGTGGGCTTCGTCGATACGGGCTGGGTCCGGTTTGACAAGTCGCCCTTCTTCCCCGGCCCGAACAGCGCGACGCGCAGCGGTGCCGGCGTCGGGCTCAACTGGGCGGACAACGACGATTTCGCGGTCCGGCTAGCCTACGCCCACATCCTCGGTTCGAAGCCGATCTCGGCGCCGGGTACCGGTCAGTTCTGGTTCGAAGTGGTGAAGTTTTTCTAA
- a CDS encoding filamentous hemagglutinin N-terminal domain-containing protein, translating to MHTERQPIRAPVVSRHGARPAPAVSRWKNVLNNTTAVAGILYLTLASTAQAMPAGGVVSAGSASITSAPDALTIHQSSQNAAINWQSFSVGRAESVTFVQPNTSSVALNRVVGGDPSTILGSISANGNIFLVNPNGILFGRGAQVNVGGLVASTLDITDANLMAARYQFAGTGGAVRNDGAITADGGYVALLGANVGNNGVISAKLGTVALAAGNAMTLDVAGNGLLNVTVDQGAMSALAQNGGLIQADGGQVLMTAQSASQFLRAAVNNTGVVEARTLENRSGTIRLLGDMQNGTTNISGTLDASAPQGGNGGAIETSAQTVNIADVARITTAAPLGLTGTWHIDPQDFTVGGTTGNISGATLSALLVTNSVTIDTVDAPDTTTPGTPPTSGLHSTTPGNGDININEAVSWTAAPTTTTLTLNAARDVNLNAAITATNGNFVVCCGRDINLNAAITTTNGSVLLSAGRNVFLNPVGSMTTTDGNVTICAAVDITVDAAITLTGGAAIPAQSLGLTLGLLMIAGNGGTGPGVAGGTLIFVPLAPRTTVTGPNAPVTINYDPVSYAAPTDYSVNFTLTGGATLTQHMLVFPDGDKVFDGTTATTLTSLKSTPDSGTPTGVTLVAGPDATAAFDDPSVGTGIGITYSGYSLTGPNAALYALPVSCCVPGSRTAGTITPAITPPPTPTPTPTPTPTPTPTPTPTPTPTPTPTPTPTPTPTPTPTPTPTPTPTPTPTPTPAPTPTPTPTPTPTPTPTPTPTPTPTPTPTPTPTPTPTPTPTPTPTPTPTPTPTPTPTPTPTPTPTPTPTPTPTPTPTPTPTPTPTPTPTPTPTPTPTPTPTPTPTPTPTPTPTPTPTTPPIVISEVPSPAIEMIGGVEFAVLGGGVRMPVQPVAPTPVAPAPYVAPVYPPKQDRY from the coding sequence ATGCATACCGAACGCCAGCCCATTCGAGCCCCCGTCGTCAGCCGTCACGGCGCCCGTCCCGCGCCCGCCGTCTCGCGGTGGAAGAACGTTCTGAACAACACCACGGCCGTCGCCGGGATCCTCTACCTGACGCTCGCCTCGACCGCCCAGGCCATGCCGGCGGGCGGCGTGGTTTCGGCGGGCAGCGCGAGCATCACCAGCGCTCCGGACGCCCTCACGATCCACCAGTCGAGCCAGAACGCGGCGATCAACTGGCAGAGCTTCAGCGTCGGCCGCGCCGAATCCGTCACCTTCGTGCAGCCCAACACAAGCTCGGTCGCCCTCAATCGGGTGGTCGGCGGCGACCCCTCGACGATCCTCGGCAGCATATCGGCCAACGGCAACATATTCCTGGTCAACCCCAACGGCATTCTGTTCGGCCGCGGCGCCCAGGTGAATGTCGGCGGCCTCGTCGCTTCGACGCTCGACATCACCGACGCCAACCTCATGGCCGCACGCTATCAGTTCGCCGGAACCGGCGGCGCGGTGCGGAATGACGGCGCGATCACCGCGGATGGCGGCTATGTCGCCCTGCTGGGCGCCAATGTCGGCAACAACGGCGTGATCTCCGCCAAGCTGGGAACCGTGGCCCTCGCCGCCGGCAACGCCATGACGCTCGACGTCGCGGGCAACGGCCTGCTGAACGTCACCGTCGATCAGGGCGCGATGAGCGCCCTGGCGCAGAATGGCGGCCTGATCCAGGCCGATGGCGGCCAGGTGCTGATGACGGCGCAGTCGGCAAGCCAGTTCCTGCGGGCGGCGGTCAACAACACCGGCGTCGTCGAGGCGCGCACCCTCGAGAACCGCAGCGGCACGATCCGGCTGCTGGGCGACATGCAGAACGGCACGACGAACATAAGCGGAACGCTGGATGCCAGCGCGCCCCAGGGCGGCAATGGCGGGGCGATCGAGACCTCGGCCCAGACCGTCAATATCGCGGACGTCGCCAGGATCACCACCGCCGCGCCCCTGGGGCTGACAGGCACCTGGCACATCGATCCGCAGGACTTCACCGTCGGCGGCACCACGGGCAACATCTCCGGCGCCACGCTGTCGGCCCTTCTGGTCACCAACAGCGTGACGATCGACACGGTGGATGCGCCCGACACGACGACGCCCGGCACCCCGCCCACATCCGGCCTTCACTCAACCACACCCGGCAACGGCGACATCAACATCAACGAGGCCGTCAGCTGGACGGCGGCTCCCACCACCACCACGCTGACGCTGAACGCGGCGCGCGACGTGAACCTGAACGCGGCGATCACCGCCACGAACGGCAACTTCGTCGTCTGTTGCGGCCGCGACATCAATCTGAACGCGGCCATCACCACGACCAATGGCAGCGTCCTGCTGAGCGCCGGACGCAACGTGTTCCTGAACCCGGTCGGCTCCATGACGACGACCGATGGAAACGTCACGATTTGCGCCGCGGTGGACATCACGGTGGACGCGGCGATCACCCTCACCGGGGGGGCCGCGATCCCCGCTCAGAGCCTCGGCCTGACCCTCGGCCTGCTGATGATCGCCGGCAATGGCGGCACCGGACCGGGCGTCGCCGGCGGCACGCTGATCTTCGTTCCCCTCGCCCCCCGCACGACCGTCACGGGCCCGAATGCGCCGGTCACCATCAACTACGATCCGGTCTCCTACGCCGCGCCGACCGATTATTCCGTCAATTTCACCCTGACCGGCGGCGCGACGCTGACCCAGCACATGCTCGTGTTCCCCGACGGCGACAAGGTGTTCGACGGCACGACCGCGACAACGCTCACATCCCTCAAGAGCACCCCCGACAGCGGCACCCCAACCGGCGTCACCCTGGTTGCCGGTCCCGACGCCACCGCCGCTTTCGACGACCCGAGCGTCGGGACCGGCATCGGCATCACCTATTCCGGCTACAGCCTTACCGGCCCCAATGCGGCCCTGTACGCCCTGCCGGTTTCCTGCTGCGTGCCAGGGTCAAGAACCGCCGGAACCATAACCCCGGCTATAACACCTCCGCCGACACCAACACCTACGCCTACGCCTACGCCTACGCCTACGCCTACGCCGACTCCGACTCCGACACCAACTCCGACACCTACGCCTACGCCTACGCCGACTCCCACCCCGACACCAACCCCGACACCTACGCCAACACCCACACCCACGCCGACTCCCACGCCGGCGCCGACTCCAACGCCTACTCCGACTCCGACTCCGACTCCGACTCCGACACCGACACCGACACCGACACCGACACCGACACCCACGCCAACGCCGACTCCCACGCCTACACCGACACCAACTCCCACACCGACGCCAACTCCGACGCCGACTCCCACACCGACACCGACGCCGACGCCTACGCCGACCCCCACACCAACGCCGACGCCAACGCCCACGCCGACACCGACGCCTACGCCGACCCCCACTCCGACGC